Part of the Vigna unguiculata cultivar IT97K-499-35 chromosome 3, ASM411807v1, whole genome shotgun sequence genome, AACCCGAAGTGGAGGCCATGATTACGAGGGTCTCTCCTACATTGCTGAGGTTCCATTTGTCGTCCTTGACCTCATAAACCTTCGACAAATCAAAGTTGACGTAGAAAACCGAACTACATGGGTTCAAGCTGGAGAAAATCTTGGTGAACTTTACTACACGATTAGCCAGAAAACCAAAACACTAGGGTTCCCAGCGGGTGTGTGTGCCACTGTAGGCACTGGTGGCCACTTCAGTGGAGGTGGTTATGGATTCTTGATGCGTAAGTACGGTCTTGCCGCAGATAATATCATAGATGCTCACATCATTGACGTGAATGGTAATCTTCTTGACAGAAAAGCCATGGGTGAGGATCTGTTTTGGGCCATTAGAGGAGGTGGTGGAGCAAGCTTTGGAGTCATCGTGGCTTGGAAGATAAAACTAGTTCCAATTCCATCAACCGTGACAGTGTTCAATGTTGAAAGGATATTGGAAGAAAATGCAACCGAGATCATTGAAAAGTGGCAACTTGTAGCTAATAAATTGGACGAGCGCATATTTCTTAGGATGGACTTGGCAAGGGCAAATTCAAGTCAACATGGAAAGCTAGCACTGCAAGCGAATTTTGTGGCCATGTTTCAAGGAGGTGTAGAAGAACTTATTCCATTGATGCAAACGAACTTCCCAGACTTAGGTTTGGAAAGAAAAGACTGTACTGAGACGAATTGGATTGGCTCAGCTGTCTTCATGAATGGAGTGTTGATTGGATCTACAGGCCATGAAGCCCCTGAAGTTTTGCTGAACAGAACTCGACATCTTTCAGGGAATTACAAAGCAAAATCTGATTATGTGAGGAAACCCATTCCTGTTGATGGATTACGAGGGTTATGGTGCTGGCTTAACGACGATAAGGTTCAATATTCTCAGCTTCAATTCGCTCCTTATGGGGCCAAAATGGACAATATTTCCGAATCTGAAATTCCATTCGCACACAGATCTGGATACATATTTCATATTCACTATGTGGTCGTTTGGCAAGAGGAAGGGGACGAAGCTGCAGAAAGGCACATGAATTGGATAAGAAGATTGTATAAATATATGGAACCTTATGTTTCAAACTCTCCCAGAGCTGCATATGTGAATTACAGAGACCTTGACATTGGGGTGAATAACAATGGCTACACAAGCTACGACCAAGCCAGCATTTGGGGTGTGAAGTATTTTGGTAACAATTTCAGGAGATTGGCTATAGTGAAGACCAGGGTTGATCCTGACAACTTTTTCAGAAACGAACAAAGCATTCCTACGCTTTCGGCGGACGAAGGAAATTAAATTAACTCGAAACTATCTTgtatataattgaaataaaataaatgtccTATATTTATGTTTTCGGAGTAATCGAAATATTCAAAACTTAAACTTAGATAAGGTAATGTTCTCTGATTACAATAGGTTCAGAATGAAATTCTATCTGTATATGGTGTTGTGTTGCTTAAATCTTGTTTGGTTTTTACATGGTGAGAACCTACTAGGATAGGAAGAATAGTTATATTGACatgagttgttttttttttttctggtattGGAATATATACTAGTGTGAGGTGTTGTGCTTATAATTGGCAGGATTCATAATGGCATTAAAAGTGGTTGATCAAGTTCATGGCATTAAGAGTGGTAGATCAAGTTTATGTTTTAAACTCCTTTTTTATTATACTGTTTTCTTGTAATTTGGTGAGCAACAATTATGAGAGAGAAAGATGTATGGTTTAAATTTGTActtgttgtttttttcttttcttttttttcttcctatttaaTGACATTAAAAGTGGTTATCAAGTTCATGACATTAAAAGTGGTAGATCAAGTTCATATTTTagtctctttttttattatattgttttcttATAATTTGGTGAGCAACAATTATGAGAGAGAAAGATGTATGGTTTAAATTTGtacttgttatttttttctttctttttttcttcctattttgttttttttttttgtatttaggttGGGCAGCCCTATTACccctattaatatatttattattgatgataaaaaaaacatgttattataaaagaatatcaaATTAAATCCTAAGTAATAATTTCGTGGGCCAAAATGTGATATTATTAAAGTGTGCGGAGATACACGAGGTTATTTGATTCTAAATTATTAAAggtcaaattatttttcaatttatattatgtaaaatatGTATGTTGGTTAAGTAAATGCTCACTACAAGATTAACGTCGGTTTTTGCTAATTTTATCtttgacattaatttttttagtaaattaaaatatttgtgttaGTGTAAAATTATTGTCAAATAAAATAGGTTTAATCAATTTGGAGTTgacactaattatttttaacttactttaataaataagtaaGA contains:
- the LOC114179572 gene encoding cannabidiolic acid synthase-like 1, coding for MKHLSSYFTFATAITLLFSFEPPSLDTPEKFVQCLYNNHHISNSISNAVYTQTNSSYSSVLDAPIHNLRLLNISSKPQVIVTPLDVSHIQATIMCSQRHGLQIRTRSGGHDYEGLSYIAEVPFVVLDLINLRQIKVDVENRTTWVQAGENLGELYYTISQKTKTLGFPAGVCATVGTGGHFSGGGYGFLMRKYGLAADNIIDAHIIDVNGNLLDRKAMGEDLFWAIRGGGGASFGVIVAWKIKLVPIPSTVTVFNVERILEENATEIIEKWQLVANKLDERIFLRMDLARANSSQHGKLALQANFVAMFQGGVEELIPLMQTNFPDLGLERKDCTETNWIGSAVFMNGVLIGSTGHEAPEVLLNRTRHLSGNYKAKSDYVRKPIPVDGLRGLWCWLNDDKVQYSQLQFAPYGAKMDNISESEIPFAHRSGYIFHIHYVVVWQEEGDEAAERHMNWIRRLYKYMEPYVSNSPRAAYVNYRDLDIGVNNNGYTSYDQASIWGVKYFGNNFRRLAIVKTRVDPDNFFRNEQSIPTLSADEGN